The Clupea harengus chromosome 22, Ch_v2.0.2, whole genome shotgun sequence genomic sequence CCCTCAGAATGGAAGGGGTGAAGGTTGGCTGGCTGTCTCGCTGGGGAGAGTTTACTGATATTCTCCCACACTGGACAGGACAggcactgtggtgtttggtgagGACAAGGGAGCCCAAAGGGTGCTTATAGTATTATAGTTTATAGCTTATAGCTTATGTCATCTCAattcatccccccctctcccattcACTCTTCAGGCCCCTTTTCCACATGTCACCACAGCCAACTTTTTCCACAACACTGGAGTCTTTCTAAGAAATCAAGTTTCTGAAACATTCAACAcactaggacacacactcacacttgaaacacagcacatggacacacatacacactcacacagacacacacacacacacatacacacacacagacacacacacacaccttttaagGGAAAGACTTGATGCCCACTGCAGAAGTGCCGCTTGGTCTGGTGCTTTAATCCAAGTAGAGAAGTAGAACAAAAtgcttttgcacacacacacacacacactgcctgctcTGTAAATGGAGTTGAGAATCACTTACACTCAGTCTGTTTGGGTTCAGCCAAAGGAAATAAACGGACCTGATTTAAAATTGGAAACGGCAAACGGGAGACATAACCACATAAGACATTGGTCCTGTAAGACTTTGGCACTGCACACCAGACTATGAGAGAAGCCcgagagagcagacagagagagagagcagtggggaggagagggttaGTTTGACCGCAGCACAGAGCACTCTGAAACTTGAATTTGTGCATAAGGTGAGGGTTGTGCTTGTATGTCTATGcctttgtggctgtgtgtgtaaatgaagtGGCAGTTGAAACTCATTTGGCTTGGTTGAGAGGCAGGGCCAGAGTTTGAGAGAGGGCTCTAGTGAAAAAACAAACTGATGACACTTAATTCCTTCTGAGGTGAGAAACCAAATCCCTTAATTCcattgtgtgattgtttagccTAAAAATGTAATTCATGAGCTGCAACTGATATGTCAGTATATTTAcatttcaacaaaaaaatcatAGAAAGCCTCCCAAGATGTGTCACGGTAATGATACAGCTGTAGTAGTAAGAGAAGCAATCATGGGCTTGAACTTTAATTTGGTCTGTAAAATTGTGCGTAAATAAATCCACCCTATCTGGCTTTACCAGTTATGTTTTAGAAAGTAGCTTCAGAATGTATTAAATAGCTTTAATATGATTAATGCTGCTATCCTTTTATGCGTTTGCTTTGTTAAAGTGTTTATAAGTAAATAGaattaatgtatttatattgtGGCCTCTAACTAGTTATTTGCTGTGATTAACGCACACATTGATAACTGTGTAAACTGCATAAAGATGTTAGTCACTTGTTGATTTGAGAGTTCTAACAGTATCTGACATTGAAGGGTACTGGTTCAGTTTTAAAAAGTTCCAGTCGATGTGATATCTCCACAAGGTTGTACAAACAGGTTTTCTTCAACTTATCGCTGCCCAAGTCATTCCCCTGATGCTGGTGGAAACTGCACCAGATTTATAAAATCTGGTACTTGACAACAGGTTACGGAATCTATAATCACATAAAAAAGATAGTGAATGTTAAAGGGATTGCTTCTGGTAGCAGGAACAGCattgggagagaaaaaaacagttaaCATATGGCCACACATTCATGAGCACAATCCATCTTGTGTCTTAGTGGTTGTCCAAGCATTGCATTCTTTTCACACTGTGAGTTAACTGTGGATGACTATGGTCAGTAGAGAGGGTGCATGCATGAGAATGCCTAATTTTAGAGGTGTTTGTGGGTCTATCACCAACTAGTTCCACAAAGAGGCCTCTCAAAGACACACTCTTGTCACAGATCAGACTGAATACCACCCCACTGAAACATGCAGatcaacagagagaaagggactaTCTGTGCCAATGATATGCATAAGACATCAGAATGGCTCATTCAAAGCATCACCCAGTGTGGCACAggaatacatttacaaaagcGTCTGCCTGCTGCCTACActacccatgaccttggtgatCTCAAAATGACATACATAACAAAAAATATGTGTAATGGCTCCATCCTGAAATAGGTTTAAAAGACAAGACTCCAGACAAAGTTCAGCGCATAACTACAATCCTTGAATACTTTGGGTCTATGTGGGTCAGTACATTCAGACTTGTGTGAGATTCCACCACTCTCTCCCTATCACACCTACCTGCATTAGTTGGCATGAAGAGGCCTGGGTGGACCCTTGCCAAAACCACTGGGACAGACTTAAATATGAAGCGAACCACCCTGAGGTTACAATTACCACTGAAGGAAAAGTGGACTAAATGTGTTATGTAAAGAGAGAACTGTTTCGAATAATTCTCTTGTGTAATGTTTCATATTCCAATAAGTTATACTTGGGTtgacaaacaataacaaaattaACAGCAAATAAATGACTCCAGAGTATGGAGAGATTTCAGACAGACTCTTGGAAATTGGAAATGTGTCTTCTCCAGAGTGAGCTAATGAGTCATCTAAGTTGGcatgatgtgtggtgtggtatgtgtgtgtgtttgcgtgtgagagagagtgaatgtgtttgtagtgtgtgtgagtgtccaaaGGGAAAGAAACTCAAACCAGAGTAAgaagggtttgtgtttgtgtactctGGCTGATATGACACAGCTGTGGGATCTGCTGAAtgctgcacacgcacacgcacgcacgcacgcacgcacgcacgcacgcacgcacgcacgcacacacacacacacacacacacacacacacacacacacacatccttatttTCTGTATAAAGACAAGATCAGTTAAGCTGTGGACCCCGCGTCggtggtgtgtttttttatgtgtatatgtattttctGATGTTCATTGTGCTGCTCTGAACTTACTGATACAGCCACACTAAACACCTCCACTACAGCTTTAAAAAAGTCTTGGGACTTCTTTTCCCCACACATTGTCCTGTACGTCACTATTTCAGAATACCCATTGTGAATCCTTGGCATTTGTACATATTATATTTTCTTCACTGATTCATTTTATTGATTTCTCTCACCCTTGGTGTTGTACAGCATGTAGGATCTGTGCTTACCCGCCTAGCAGCAATGTTGCACAACGGGATATTTCATTGTCATTTACTACTGTCAGCCACAGGCACCATGTGTCTCCAACCTGAGAACATGGCCTTCAGGCTAGTAATATTCTCAGGTAAAAATCTAAATGATGTAATAAGATCAGAGATTTATGTTTCATAGCAACAACTCCTATGAAATATGAGCAGTAtgttaaaaactgtttttagatcctgaagaaaggagagactcccacacagagacatgttgAACCTCCTCCCCCAGCAGTGTTCAGACACACCACCATTTAAGATAAATGAACAGCACAAATTCCTCCATCCCTGGTGGCAATGAGAGATTCCTGCGTGGTGATTCGATATATCTATCTATGAGTACAAATGCAATAACATGTACCCCCAGTTCAAAGCACTATGTGGCATAGAGAAGAATTTTAGCTTCAAAACTGAACTACAAAGAGTCACAGTTGCCTATTCACCTTTTAGAttgaagcagaaaaaaaatgcaactatatgttcacaaaaaaaaactgtgaagaTTGAGGTGAAAGATGAGTGAGTTGAATACATTTATCTTTTCAATTTTAACCTTAACTCCAACAGAATTCCAAAACAGCCATTTTGTACATGTCTGTAGCCAAACCAGGTGAACCAGTACTTGAGGTTTTTGATTCATACAGCATTGGGGATACATGTAGCCTCTTCCATTCGCAAAACAAATGTTCCCTCACTGACTTCGAGTCATAATGGGATTCTCAACCCACACAAATTTACTGCGGTCTCCATAAGTCAGTGGAATATGACCTCTCTACTGACCTATGGCAATGGGACTTCTGAGCAGCAGGCTCAACTCATGTGCTCTGCACAGTGTAGGGGTCATGAAGAAGTGCATGCTAGAAAATGCATCGACCTGAAGTGTAAGAATTGTGTTGTGgtacaaaaaaataaagagatTATGCTGATAGTCTACTTCTGTTGGTTTTCCTGGCCAGGCCCATCAGACATAAGCCAAACTCTTTGCCATGTGGAGACTGCCAGGGACTGCCTGGTCTGCCAGCCAAGGTGCAATGGATCCTTCCACAGACACCAGAAGACCTCTCCAGCCACAACAAAACCAATAGACGAAATAAAAGGTTTTGAGTCCAAGAGAACACTGCAGGTGCCTTTGGATTTTGTTGGCACAATTGCCATGCCAGTAACGACATGGGCACTGTTAACATCCATATGTATGACGGTGTAGGTACGTTTTAGATTTTCATAGCTTGAAAGGTGCAATTTTGGGGGGAGCTGTAGCGTCTTTGACCCACACATGCATGGGTCTAGCTGGTTCCCACAGTACCCATTGTAGTCCGGCCATGAGGCCATTTACTGagcccactccccatctctctttagCACTGGCCTCCTGTCTACTTTCCACTGTCCTGTCGACTAATAGACTAGAAAAGCCCCCATAAAAGTTTGTCATTAAAGAATAAATGCTTTCAAACAGACAAGAGACACGATGATGTTTCACaatacatgtgcacactccTCATCTTTATTGTTtcacacatagatagatagcatgGGACTACTGGGAAATGGCGTCTTTGCTAAAACAAGACAAAGTTCACTACATAGCTTCTGCCACAGCTTAAAGATGGAGACATGGCCTCGTAGTTGCATAATGATTTTGAAGTTGTCACATAAACATAGTCCCTGCACTCCACCATGACTTCTGAACACAAGACTTTAAGTGGTCTTTTTTTGGTTGTGCTGGTATGCAGGATGAGGAATGGGTATGTATTCTCCACTGTCAAAAAATTTCAACACGCATACTACTCACATTACAGCGAATGCATCAATAATACTATCAATATTATGTAGGTAGAGTGTCTTTTTATAACACTCAAATTCGTATAATATCTTTTATATTTATGCAAAGATTAGCTAAGGATAAGCTATTGATTGTGTTACAGAGCAAAACGGGCCCTGAGCTTTGCAGCTAAACTGCGCTGTCTAGCTGGAAGCCCCCTCATTCCAGCCCCCGTTGATGGGGCAGGGGGGCTTTTACCCATTGGCCACACATAGTGATGTCACTGAAGCCctgcctgtcagtcagtccttTCCCCATGTGAAAAGAAAAGGACCACTATACATCGATCCAGCAGACTTGTGGTGCTGGTGTGGACAACACTAGGTGGAGTCAGCAAATCTATGCTAATTGTTTTGATGATACATATACCATTACGAATCATACCCCAAATCTCTAATATGGACAGCTGTCATTTTCATTGCATAACACTGCAGTCCCAGGTCAATAGCAACAAGTGATACTttcatggttttgttttgttttgtcttacaTGCGCTATGCATATTATTACGTGGCTGCACAAGTCTTCTATAAAAACTTATAAAGAAATTAttgtatttcatatttcacatttaAGTATAATGAGaatgtacttaaaaaaaaatcaccaatCAAATGTCACCTTTACTGAACTAGTCGTCATGTTCAAAATACCTTTGTGCAATTCATCATGTATCATCATCGGAATAGAATAGTGTGGCCTGTGGTTTTACAATATGAAATGTTTAATGtacattagtttttttttttttttttacaaaagtcGACATTCAGAGTGCTCTTATCCCAGTGTTAAAGTACAGTGTATGTACAATAAGTCAACATGCCTAAAATGTACTCTAAGCTACACTCAGCTGTGCTTATGAGGTACATCTGGTGTAATGTTTACCATAAAGCAGCAGTTCAAGTGCTTTGTCTGATTTAATCTAAGCAATAGCAAGACTGAGACTAACTGCAGAGATTACTACACAAGGGACTGCTGTACTTGTTCTTCATGTGATGTCGTATACCTCCCCTGGTTTGCAACTAGAAGCACAATTCTgaattctttttatttttgtgtgtgtcatacctatcaaaataacatatagAATATTTTACAACTCATTTTCAACTTCTTTCTTGTGCTGGTTCAGAATTCAATTGTACATCTTTAGGTGGGGAAGGGGCATTGTCAGACATAGTCCTTATTTAGGATATAAAGTAAAGCCACTTAATTTGAGCTGTGTTCATTACCAAGCGTCCAAAAGCCCTACTGTAATAAATAGAACACTTTTTTAACAGTAGGAATCATGTGACAGTATTAAGAATGGCCTACCCTATCCTGAACCAAACACATGCGTCACCTTTCTACTGTGCtaatgtgtttatgaatgtagACCCTTCAATCCAGTGAACAGGGAACATCTGTTAACCCAGAAAGACATTATTTGAAATATCTGATCCACAAACTACAACTCTAGAACAGCAGTTCATAGACAAATATCCCTTCAGTCCATCTATCTGTGGCATCAGCAGAGAAACTATGCCATCATTGGTCCGTTAGAACAtcaggagaagaaagagaggatagtTTCATACCACTGATGTTCTGGTGCCATGGTAATCCATTTGAGTACATTTACACCTACATTCAGAGATCTAACATCTGATCTAAGCAGtgctctttgtcttttttttaatggtaaATGTCAGGGCTAGTTCAGCAGGCAGGGACATGGCGTGAAGCCTGTCACTGCATGATGACGTGGGGCTCCAGGTTGAAGAGGAGGTCATCATTGCCACGCTGCACCTCCAGCAGAAGAGCACCCTCCCCGAGCAACACCTCTTGCAGATCATCTGTGCTGGTGAGCGGCTGTCCGTTCAGCTTCACTATGATGTCACCGTTCTCAAGGCCACCTCTGGGGAAGATTgtttagagagagggaaacatcaCAGGCACTCTCTAACTTGTCTGTCAAAACATAAACACTTCGCTATTTAGTCTCTCTTAAGTTCTCCGAGACTGCAGGCTGTGACCAAGTGCTAGAACAGACTGTGACAAATGTTTGCCTTCGTTAAAGGGCTGGATGTGTATGGGACTGTCTGCAATAGGATGCACTGTACTTGTGAGCTGGGGAGTCTGGCAACACTTCATGGACCAGGATCCCACTGTTGACATCTGGAAAGTCAGGATTATGCTGCCTCAGCCCTTCTGCCAGACTGCAGAGTACACAAAGGTCCATGTTAGTTCACAGTTACACCCACTGCAGGGAGTGTGCAAGAGAGCAGAAGAATATGTAATATGCAGGCAAGACTGGTCTGAGATTAGTGTCCAACAAAGCACTATGGTAGCATAATCAAATCCTTGGCAAACGGCAGGTTTATTGCTCACCATGCTCATGGTACAAGTATGCTAAGGAAATATTACTTTAAGAGCCCCAGGTTGGCTAGTCTAAGTAAATTTGAGATTAGTGTGAACACCAAACTCTACCAAATAGGGGATGAGTCTGTTACTGAATACATGCTTTTAAATGTAACATTCAGATTTTACCTTTCAGTGATGGTAAGCATTTTGATGCCGATGTATCTCTTTTTTGTGCCTTTCCACTCTGTGAGAATAGAAATGTCGATATGAGAACATCAAAAAGTATTAGCAGTAGGAATGAAAATGAATCAGTTCCAAGCGAGTCTTAGAAATAGTGAACACCAGCAACTGAGTGACAATTACTTTTGAATGATTTtattccttctctttttttcctctctataAAAAGTACTGCACATTCATTCTTAAGAAGCTAGGGGGGTTGAGTGCTTTACAACCACATAAATGTATTCTACCTAATGATTAAAATCACCTGCAGTGCCTGTGTGAGCCAAGCACGGTCATATAGTCGCTCATGCCAAAATAGATCCATTTGATATTGTACAGTTTTAGAAGTGCTACCAATTACTCACAGCTTTCAGTTACGTTTATGCATGTGAAGATTATATGATACACACAATTTGCTACTATTGCTACTACATACAATTTGCCCTTAGCTTGAGTTTGGAGGGGTACTTCATAACCATGCCTTGTTCATAGAGTGGTGCCGTAGAGGAGCTTTGCTGACAGGCACAGCTATCGCTCTCTCACCTGAATCAGAGACCACCGGCTGAAGCTGCAGGCCCTGGTAATGAGGCCTATATATCCTCTGCATCACTATCAAAATGAGAGACAGTGTGCAGAGATTTTAGAGCCATACGTGGGCTTTTTGTGCTATTGTGCAAGCTTGAGCAGGTAGGTGTTGAAAACTGCACTAAGAATACAGTGCGTATGGTTTAGAGAAAAGATAATGATTGCTGTACGCTGAAGCATAAAACAGCCtgtcatgtacagtatatgagaCAAGAGATCAACATGAACAAAGTCTCTCATGAACAATGACTAACTAATTCAAACTTTTTCCCAGAATTACTGTTTACAACACATTACTTGCAATATCTATTGAACAAGTCTACTGACCCAATATATCATAATGAtgtttttgtctgtgaatagcTTAATGGAATCCTGCTTCCTATGGTCAAGAGTTTACCTTTGTGATGCTTGTCTAGAGATTCGTTAAGGAAGCGTTTGATTCTGTCAGAGGGGATGGCGAAGGATATCCCTGCTGTCACTTTCAATGTGTTAATCCCAATGACCTCACCATCCTAGGATGACAAAACAAAGTCTATACAAACATATATCCAGTTAGTAACAGCAAATGTATGGCTATGTTCAACAACTTACCAGGTTGACAAGTGGGCCACCAGAATTCCCATACTGCACCGATTACGATGACATATTAGCCAGGAAAATgataaagggaaagagagatagaaaaatgTCATATTATGCTTATGATACATACAGTTTACCAGTTTGTTTCAAAATATGTCATAAGCATATTGTCTGACATATACGATAGAACCAAAGGCTTTCTTTGCTTGTGATTGCCTATCTAATTGTCATGGCCCATGCAAAAGCTTTGACTAGCATCTTACATTGATGATGGCATCTGTCTGGATGTAGTCCATATCTGAATCCCGGATGCCCAGCTCCTTTCCATCTCGCTGAGCTGAGCTCACTATGCCAGTCGTGACCGTGTTCTGGAGGGCGAAGGGGCTGCCAATGGCAACCACAAACTCGCCAGGTCTCAAGTCTGTCGAGCGGCCCAGTGACAACACAGGCAGCTTTTTCTGAGAAAGGGTGAAGGGATGAACattaaaagggaaagagaacaaAAAGCAAAGCCAAGAAAATAAAGAGCGTATCGTATCAAAGTCGTTTTTTGATCACTACAAACTACAGCAAATGAAAAGTCCATACTAGTAAATCAAAAGGGGCGGGTGGGGGGGAGACTTCTATCAGTGCCTAGATTTATCCAAACAATACAGTTGCCAAGTCCTGGAGATAAACTTGCTTAAAGGGATTGGTATCTGGAGCATGTCACAGTAACCACATCCATATGTCTAAAGATTTAGACCAGATCCTCAGTTTCTACATTTCCTAACATGACACCTATGAGGTTCCCACGCCTAAATGTAGGTCAGGAAACAGCAGAAGTGAACATCGGGCAATGATTAAAAGAGTGTCAAAGCTGTCTAGACAGAGAATGAGGAGGATATAAACAAACCTAGAAAGAATTGCTTGACCCTAATACAATGGAAATAGTGAGATGCTTAGCTAAACACATGTATCAGCTTATGTTATGCAAAAGTGTAAATTAGGGTAAAAGGGTGCCCTTGTCTAACACAACAGCCTTACAAATTAGGCAATAACCTATTTTGCTGACAAGGCAACAATAGTATATATGCATGGGGACATTTCTCAAGAGATACTAAATGCTTGTCTTATAATAACAGTTACCACCTGTAATATTTTTGTCATCTCTCTGCAGTCTAGGACCAGCCTAAATCACTTGAAATAAAACATCACTGTTGGACAATGATGGGCATGTTCCTGTGACAGCTGACATTTCATACTGTAGTGACTTTTTTGTACTGATTTTGACCTTGTTTGACGTTGAGGCTTTGCTATTGTTAGAACCTATTTTTTCAAGATTAGGTACAGAAAGAGCCTTTAGTTGAACAACAAGTACAACAAATGACCTTATTATAGGTTAATTATTAATCTGGTTCTCTACAAAGCTTACATGGACATGGAGTAATATGTTGCTGTTCATACTTCCATTAAGGTTAAAAGTGCATTGTTTCCCCAACCGCAGCTCAAACacccacatactgtatgtacaaagACCTTACCGGTGAGTTAACTTTAATTGTGGCAATGTCAGACTTCTTATCCAGGTCTCGGATGGTGGCCCCGTATGTGTCTCCATTCTGCAGCTGGACCCGTAGGTGCTGCTGGCCAGGCACAGCGGCCGTGCTGGTCACCACATGTGCGTTGGTCACAATCAGACCTGATTCAGTCGTGATGAAACCCGAACCACTGGAGAGAGGCACATGGCGACCAAATAGCGGGTGGCTTAGGGTGAAAACacagagggaaacagacagGGCTCAGTGATACGCATCTATTGTTTGTGTGGTATATGTAGTGACTGGACTcggtaaagtgccttgagacaattttactgtcctggcactatataaataaaacaaatagaatttaattgaattaagtgTCAGTGGATTCTGGGACCATTTATCTTTTGGGAGaaacatatttcaaaatgtattaATTCAACAGTTTTCATTCCACATGCTACATACATGCAAAGCCTCAGTACCTCAGGAACAGTTCTACGTGCACCACAGCCGGAGCAATCTTCTCAACCACGTCTGCTATGAAGTTGAACTTGTATCTTGGACTGTTAGGGTGTGCAGGACCTATACTAGCAGAAAGAATTGCAGATGTTAGTAATGATGTCCTGAATCGCACAAGAACGGATCTGGTTTTAACAAGAACCCTGCAGTGCCCTGTGAACGTTGGGTGTGTACAACAGCACTATGTGGAAGAAGACAATCTTATCTGGAGTCTTATCTTCAGTGAAGACACTAGAGTGCAGATTATGCCAGAAGCTAGAATGATACTGTATCTCTGAACTCAGATCAGTGGTCAGACAGAGCATGTGCTGTGGAGGGGTCACTGCAGTTACCTAGGACTGTTTCTGTAATGTGACAGAGTTTTTCTGTGGGTGTCTTAAAATGCGATACATGCTTGCAATGTCAAATGGCAAATCATAATTCAGGCAATCATGTAACTTTCCCCACTAAACTTCTTCACGAAAAATAGCGTAACAAAACTGTTAACTTTAAAGTACAGCACCTCCCTACCAGCAATCTTACCTCTATATTTAATACAGAATGAGATTTTGATATTACCTCATCATAAAGACACTTGTAGACACCAATTACTTTTTGTCTACTACACTAAACATGCCTCACTGGCCACTGTGTTATTATTCCAAAGCGTGGGGGGACAAGAGTCAAACTTTAACTCATTGCCTGCACTCACAGCACCTTGATTTCAGCCTCAGCACAGAGCTTACAGAGACCACTGTTACGGGTACACCCACACCGTTAAATGGGGAAGCCCAAAGCCCTGATCTCAACCCATTTTGAACTGAGACAAGGTACAGCCATCTGATATCAAGCAGGCATGACTGACACATTTTGCTGAAACAGATGGCTGGAGATTAGGCTAAAAGAAAGTCCTAGTCTCTTAGATAAATTGAAGATTGAGTGGGAGTGCATATCTGACTTGGACCCACACAGAGATCTGCTCAGACCCAGGTCATGCCCAGAGGTTTTGACTGACTTCAAAGACAATACTGTGGGGGGTCACACAACAAATGGGATGTGTTTCCTCCCTTCTAGTAGCTAACCCCTTTCCCTGGGGAAGTGGGAGAGATCTGAGAAC encodes the following:
- the htra3a gene encoding serine protease HTRA3a yields the protein MQVILFATTVILVNDLASAEPKSKCSARCNVSKCPSPSCPNGYVPDRCNCCLVCTLGEGDACGRSDDLPCGDGLECKYPAGKRLSKGVCQCKTGHKVCGSDGKTYGNVCKIKVASRKALQRRKTAITTAHKGPCATPSKGPAHPNSPRYKFNFIADVVEKIAPAVVHVELFLSHPLFGRHVPLSSGSGFITTESGLIVTNAHVVTSTAAVPGQQHLRVQLQNGDTYGATIRDLDKKSDIATIKVNSPKKLPVLSLGRSTDLRPGEFVVAIGSPFALQNTVTTGIVSSAQRDGKELGIRDSDMDYIQTDAIINYGNSGGPLVNLDGEVIGINTLKVTAGISFAIPSDRIKRFLNESLDKHHKVMQRIYRPHYQGLQLQPVVSDSEWKGTKKRYIGIKMLTITESLAEGLRQHNPDFPDVNSGILVHEVLPDSPAHKGGLENGDIIVKLNGQPLTSTDDLQEVLLGEGALLLEVQRGNDDLLFNLEPHVIMQ